A stretch of Chitinophaga caeni DNA encodes these proteins:
- a CDS encoding glycoside hydrolase family 30 protein, whose amino-acid sequence MKRSILLLMAVLFSIRVFSQEQQIKVSAWVTSADRTKLLQQQDGDLFLSNTLRAREMPIVIDDGQAFQQMDGFGYALTGGSAEHLIRMSAPARKKLLKEIFDTNNVSYLRLTIGASDLNSFVFSYDDLKDGETDVELKHFSLSQDLKDVIPIMKEILSIQPGIKIMASPWSAPAWMKTNGNVRGGALKKEYYGVYAQYFVKYIQAMQQHGIDIGAVTVQNEPLNSRNTPSMQWKYKEQLEFIRDHLGPAFAQANIKSKIILFDHNLDRIDYPLALLNDPKLAQYVDGSGFHNYGGDMGAMSIMHMARPDKNIYFTEQMVIERGGADAPLDIVSPVKRLVIGAGRNWSKNLILWNLAADFNNDPHTDNGGCGICQGALSIEGDKVQKNVAYYTIAHVSTFVPSGSWRIASTNTGDPTLTLTEDEEQAGIRRATIIHNTDVLPNVAFRRPDGKVVLVVANDTWNKHAFSIQYHGMYANLRLAPGSVGTFLIEQE is encoded by the coding sequence ATGAAAAGATCTATTTTGCTGCTGATGGCAGTTCTGTTTTCAATCCGGGTATTTTCCCAAGAACAGCAGATTAAAGTAAGCGCCTGGGTAACCTCTGCCGATAGAACAAAGTTATTGCAACAACAAGATGGAGACTTGTTCTTATCCAATACGCTTAGAGCGCGTGAAATGCCTATCGTTATTGATGACGGCCAAGCATTTCAGCAGATGGACGGATTCGGTTATGCACTTACCGGGGGATCTGCCGAGCATTTAATCCGCATGAGTGCGCCTGCACGTAAAAAGCTATTGAAAGAAATTTTTGACACTAATAATGTCAGTTATTTAAGGTTGACGATCGGGGCATCGGATCTTAACAGTTTCGTGTTCTCATACGATGATTTGAAGGACGGGGAAACGGATGTTGAATTAAAGCATTTCAGTTTATCTCAAGACTTGAAAGATGTCATCCCTATCATGAAGGAGATCTTGTCTATTCAGCCGGGTATTAAAATCATGGCTTCACCTTGGTCGGCGCCGGCCTGGATGAAGACGAACGGAAATGTTAGGGGAGGCGCATTAAAAAAGGAATATTACGGCGTGTACGCGCAGTATTTCGTGAAGTATATTCAAGCCATGCAACAGCATGGAATTGATATTGGCGCTGTTACCGTGCAAAACGAACCTTTAAATTCTCGGAATACGCCCAGTATGCAATGGAAATACAAGGAGCAATTAGAGTTTATTAGGGATCACTTGGGGCCCGCGTTTGCTCAAGCGAATATCAAGTCGAAGATCATATTGTTCGATCATAACCTGGACAGGATCGATTACCCGCTTGCTTTGCTCAACGATCCTAAGTTGGCTCAATATGTTGATGGATCGGGGTTTCATAATTACGGTGGCGATATGGGCGCGATGAGTATTATGCATATGGCACGTCCTGATAAGAACATTTATTTTACGGAACAAATGGTGATTGAAAGGGGAGGGGCTGATGCTCCGCTAGACATCGTATCTCCAGTAAAAAGATTGGTCATCGGTGCGGGGAGAAATTGGAGCAAGAATTTGATACTATGGAACTTAGCGGCCGATTTTAACAATGATCCGCATACGGATAACGGCGGTTGCGGAATTTGCCAAGGTGCATTGTCGATAGAGGGTGACAAGGTGCAAAAGAACGTGGCTTACTATACGATTGCGCATGTTTCTACCTTTGTTCCTAGCGGTTCTTGGAGGATTGCTTCCACTAATACCGGGGATCCTACCCTCACTTTAACGGAAGACGAGGAACAAGCAGGGATCCGTCGCGCCACGATTATTCATAATACGGATGTATTGCCGAATGTAGCTTTCAGGAGGCCGGATGGAAAAGTAGTATTAGTTGTGGCGAATGATACTTGGAATAAACATGCTTTCAGTATTCAATACCATGGCATGTATGCTAATTTGCGGTTGGCGCCGGGATCGGTAGGTACTTTCTTGATAGAACAAGAATAG
- a CDS encoding transposase, whose product MSKKERRSYDKSFKLMAVELRRSGKPAVTVAKELGIAAEMLRRWTREFSVHDTRSFPGNGKQDLTPEQKEIQALKKALQEAELENRILKKAVSIFSREDNKYSGS is encoded by the coding sequence ATGAGTAAAAAAGAAAGAAGGAGTTATGATAAATCCTTCAAACTGATGGCAGTAGAATTGCGCAGAAGTGGCAAGCCAGCCGTAACTGTTGCAAAAGAATTGGGTATAGCTGCGGAAATGCTTCGTCGCTGGACCAGGGAGTTCAGTGTACATGACACCCGTAGTTTTCCTGGCAATGGAAAACAGGATCTGACACCGGAGCAAAAGGAAATCCAGGCCCTGAAGAAAGCACTCCAGGAAGCAGAATTGGAAAATCGGATACTAAAAAAGGCAGTGAGCATTTTCTCCAGGGAAGACAACAAATATTCAGGTTCATAA
- a CDS encoding IS3 family transposase encodes MKDHQAEFDVEKMCKVFKVSRSGYYAWSIRKPSKLSLYRQVLCKGVEDIYHKSKGRYGSPKIVAELRSMGLHASRPRVARIMKDKGFRSIITGKFKVCTTDSNHKLEVSANILNREFTARAPSEKWVSDLTYIRTKNGWLYLTAIMDLFDRRIVGWSMSTGMTTRETTVAAWNMAIRNRSVAPNMVFHSDRGVQYASEEFRDLLKGNSVQQSMSRKGNCWDNAVMENFFKILKSETGHHTVYDSVEVAKKELFEFIEIWYNRQRRHSILGYLPPEEFSKSILKKAA; translated from the coding sequence ATAAAGGACCATCAGGCAGAATTTGATGTCGAGAAGATGTGCAAGGTGTTCAAAGTAAGCCGTAGTGGCTATTATGCCTGGTCAATAAGAAAACCATCAAAACTTTCCCTGTACAGGCAAGTGCTTTGCAAGGGAGTTGAAGATATCTACCACAAAAGCAAAGGCAGATACGGCAGCCCTAAAATAGTTGCCGAACTTAGGTCTATGGGACTGCATGCCTCCAGGCCCAGGGTGGCCAGGATCATGAAGGACAAAGGGTTTCGCAGTATTATTACAGGCAAGTTCAAAGTATGCACGACAGATTCTAACCATAAACTGGAAGTGTCGGCCAATATCCTCAATAGAGAATTTACTGCCAGGGCACCATCAGAGAAATGGGTTTCTGATCTGACTTACATCCGGACAAAAAACGGATGGCTTTACTTAACAGCCATCATGGACCTGTTTGACAGAAGGATTGTTGGATGGTCCATGAGTACAGGTATGACAACCAGGGAGACTACTGTTGCTGCCTGGAATATGGCGATTAGAAATAGATCCGTGGCACCCAATATGGTTTTTCACTCAGACAGAGGTGTACAGTATGCCAGTGAGGAGTTCAGAGATCTGCTAAAAGGCAACTCTGTACAACAGAGTATGAGTAGAAAGGGCAACTGCTGGGATAATGCTGTAATGGAGAACTTCTTCAAGATACTTAAATCAGAAACCGGCCACCATACTGTATATGATTCAGTAGAAGTCGCAAAAAAAGAGCTGTTTGAGTTCATCGAAATATGGTATAACAGGCAGCGAAGGCATTCAATATTAGGGTATTTGCCACCCGAAGAATTTAGTAAATCTATTCTAAAAAAAGCAGCTTAA
- a CDS encoding carboxylesterase/lipase family protein, with amino-acid sequence MHSSRRNFIKRIGQSSVLLGAGTVIPGCSLVKQENKDEVQNTLPDEPVLQIGEDIAVVQTDKGKVKGFIMRGIETYLGIPYAADASGKNRFLPPQEHEAWEGIRPSVFYGNSAPQNIYSRAATSYGAFIDHWNYDEISEDCLSLNIWTKAAKSGRNKPVLLWLHGGGYSQGNGIEQDGYHGENFTRYGDVVFCSLNHRLGAIGFSDFSAVDEKFKDSGNVGMLDILAALQWIQKNIANFGGDPNNVTIMGQSGGGAKVCTLASMPAAKGLIHKGVALSGSATHAIPKEYARQLGLYILKEAGLQASGMSTLQEMPWDEYLALSKRAAEKLQRDKPEFGFRRGSFGPVADGHNLPAEGYFSSPQPDIPVLFCSTFHEWSPSRTEPSLENITKEGVIEKLHPNYGDASTKIYEGYDAAFPGLKPIELWAMIVSNRKAVVEAANLKKKQGSPVYMAWFGWCPPLFDGRMRAFHCLDISFWLLNTDLMITHSGGGAKPRALSNKMAEALLQFMKTGNPACKSLPDWPEYTADKGSLMILNDTCKVADDPDRKARLML; translated from the coding sequence ATGCATTCTTCCAGGAGAAATTTTATAAAACGAATAGGCCAAAGCTCTGTCTTATTAGGCGCCGGCACTGTAATTCCGGGCTGTAGCTTAGTTAAACAAGAAAATAAGGATGAGGTTCAAAATACGCTGCCGGACGAACCGGTTCTTCAAATCGGGGAAGATATCGCCGTAGTTCAAACGGATAAAGGCAAGGTAAAAGGCTTTATCATGCGCGGCATTGAAACCTATCTCGGGATTCCGTACGCGGCCGATGCTTCCGGCAAAAACAGGTTCTTACCGCCGCAAGAACACGAGGCATGGGAGGGCATCCGCCCCTCTGTGTTCTATGGTAATTCCGCTCCGCAAAATATCTATAGCAGGGCAGCTACTTCTTACGGCGCTTTTATCGATCATTGGAATTACGATGAAATCAGCGAAGATTGCCTCAGCCTAAATATCTGGACGAAAGCGGCAAAAAGCGGCAGGAATAAACCCGTTTTACTTTGGCTGCATGGCGGCGGGTATTCGCAAGGAAACGGCATCGAGCAAGACGGTTACCACGGTGAAAATTTTACCCGCTACGGCGATGTCGTGTTCTGCTCCCTCAACCACAGGCTCGGTGCCATCGGTTTTTCAGATTTTTCTGCCGTCGATGAGAAGTTTAAAGATTCCGGAAATGTAGGCATGCTCGACATCCTGGCTGCTTTACAATGGATTCAAAAGAATATCGCCAACTTCGGCGGCGATCCTAATAATGTTACCATTATGGGGCAATCCGGCGGCGGCGCCAAAGTATGTACGCTTGCCTCCATGCCCGCTGCCAAGGGACTGATTCACAAGGGAGTGGCGCTCAGCGGTTCCGCAACCCATGCCATACCGAAGGAGTACGCCCGGCAATTAGGTCTATACATTCTTAAAGAGGCAGGGCTGCAAGCATCCGGCATGTCTACACTGCAAGAGATGCCATGGGATGAATACCTCGCACTATCGAAACGTGCAGCGGAAAAATTGCAGCGCGACAAACCCGAATTCGGTTTCCGCCGCGGGAGCTTCGGCCCCGTTGCTGATGGGCACAACCTGCCCGCGGAAGGTTATTTTAGCAGTCCCCAACCCGATATCCCGGTTTTATTTTGCAGCACCTTCCATGAATGGTCGCCCAGCCGCACCGAACCTTCCCTGGAGAATATCACGAAAGAAGGCGTCATCGAAAAACTGCATCCGAACTACGGCGATGCATCCACTAAAATTTACGAGGGATACGATGCGGCATTCCCCGGTTTGAAACCCATCGAACTTTGGGCCATGATCGTTTCCAACAGGAAAGCGGTTGTCGAAGCAGCCAACCTGAAAAAGAAACAAGGCAGCCCCGTATACATGGCGTGGTTCGGTTGGTGCCCGCCCTTATTCGATGGCCGTATGCGCGCCTTTCATTGCCTCGACATCAGTTTCTGGCTTTTAAACACGGACCTGATGATCACCCATTCCGGTGGCGGCGCAAAACCCAGGGCGCTATCCAACAAAATGGCCGAAGCATTATTGCAATTCATGAAAACGGGGAATCCCGCTTGCAAATCCCTGCCGGACTGGCCCGAATACACGGCGGACAAAGGCTCGCTAATGATTTTAAATGATACCTGCAAAGTTGCAGATGATCCGGATCGCAAAGCAAGGCTAATGTTATAA